GCCAATGGATTACCAGGAATATTAGACCTTTCAAACAACATGGTTAAATTAAAATTCAATATGGTCCTGGAAGAAACATTTAAACCGGGAGATTACGCCCAGTTTACCATCACAGGAAAAACCATGTGTGGTCAAAATGTTCCAACAATTAACTTGAGTTTCGATCCAAGCGTAGGTTTCCAAATGGTGACCAATGCAGGAATTACAAGTGATCATATCAACTCCTGGTCTTCAAGTTGGGGCGATTACAACAATGATGGATATCCAGATTTATTCGTTACTTCTTATGATGAGAATCAACCAAACATTTTATACAAAAACAACGGTGACAAAACTTTCACCAAAGTGAGTTCCGGGGCTATCGTTACCGATTTAGCTAAGTCCGTTTCTTCTACATGGGGCGATTACAACAATGATGGGTTCTTAGACTTATTTGTAGCAAATAATGTAGGATCTCCAAACTTCCTGTACAAAAACAATGGAAATGGAACTTTTTCCAAAATCACTTCCGGAGATATTGTAAACTATGGAACTTACTGTCATAGTGCTTCCTGGGCAGATTACGATAATGATGGATATTTAGATCTATTCGTAGCCGAATATTTCCCAACAAAGAGTAATCTATTATTCCACAATAATGGAGATGGCACATTCTCTAAAGTAACAGATAGTCCGGTGGTGACTGATGCTGGGCACTCAATTGGTGCAGCATGGGGAGATTATAACAATGATGGCTTGATGGATCTTTTTGTACCAAATACTAACAATGAGCCCAACTGGTTATACAAAAACATCGGAAACGGTCAGTTTGTTAAGGTGAACGAAAATGTAGTGAGTGCAGCATCAAATTCTGTGGGCTGTAGTTGGGGAGACTATAACAATGATGGACACATCGACCTATTCATTGCAAATTCAGGAAACTCGAATAACTTCTTGTACCGAAATAATGGGAATGGGACTTTCTCCAATATCAACTCCGGACCAGTTGTTAACAATGGAGGCCACTCTCATGGAAGTGTTTGGTTTGACATTGAAAATGATGGAGATTTAGATCTTTTCGTAACAAATGATCAGGGATACGATAACTTCCTGTATACAAATGATGGTCAGGGAAACTTCACACGTGTTGAAAATGATTTGACTGCTCAGGGAGGAAATTCATTTGGAACTTCCGTAGCAGATTACGATCGAGATGGAGACCTGGATTTATTTGTTGCCAATCATGGAAATACAACTAATTTCTTCTTTGAAAACACTAAAGGCCAATGTGCTTCCTACCTATGTTTAAACCTCATCGGATCAAATTCGAATTATAGCGCGATTGGAACTAAAGTTCAGGTTCTGGCTTCTATTGACGGGCAACAGGTATGGCAAACACAATATGTATCAGGTCAAACCGGAGGTGGTGCCGGTGGACAAAATGCGGCTAACCTGATCTTTGGTCTGGGCGAAGCTGAAAATGTAGATAGTTTAATTATTGAGTGGCCATCAGGCTTCAAAAAAGTCTACACAAACATTTCTCCAACGCAATCCAATTGTAACACATATACAGAAGATAATGGCGCATTGGTTTCAGGAACTGCATATGTTGATGCCAACAGCAATTGTCAATTTGATGCTGGAGAAACAGTCATGAAAAACGTTGAAATCACCATCTCTCCAGACGGTAAAAAAACATATACAGATGAAAACGGATACTACGAATTCTATATGAATTCAGGGCAGTACACAATATTGGCTGAAACACCAACGTATTACGTAAAAAGCTGTTCATCTAATGTTTCTCATAGTGTCACGGTAACTGGAATCGGAAACACTTATCCAAATAATGACTTTGGATTTATTCCATCCGGTTCTCAATCAGATCTTACAGTTTGTTTGAGTACTACCGTACTAAGAATCAATTTCACAAATGATTATGTTGTTACTTACCAAAACCTGGGAAATACAGTGTCTATCAACAACACGATTACACTGAATTTTGCGCCTGGTATTGAAATCATTGCAAGTACACTCCCATGGACTTCAAATAATGGACAAACTGCAGTTTGGCAAATTGACTCCATACAACCACAAGAATCCGTAGTATTCTATGTAACTGATTCTGTAACAACCAGTGTAACTTTTGGAAGTTTTGTAACCAATTCGGCAACGATCTCTTCAAGTTCTTCTGATGCAGATTTGTCTAACAATATGTGTAGTGACATCATTGAGATTGTTGGCGCCATTGATCCAAATGATAAGTTAGTTTATCCTGAAGATGTGGTCGAAAAAGGTGCACCTCTGACTTATAAAATTCGATTCCAAAACGTAGGAAACTACCCTGCCGAATCGGTTATCATTTATGATACATTGAGTGCTGATTTGGATGTTTCAACTCTATCTCAAATAGAGACTTCGCATCCTTCCAGTTTCACGATCATTGATGGGCATATTTTAAAATGGGACTTTGGAATCATTAATTTACCGGATAGTGTACATAATGAACCGGAAAGTCATGGGTTTGTTCAATTCAAGATCTATCCATTTGAAAATCTTCCTGAAGGTTCAGTTATTGAAAATTCAGCATTGATTCTCTTTGATTACTATCAAAAAACTCCGACCAATAACACTTATGTGGCCATTGAGTCTGACCAGGTGATCGATAATAATCTACAATCGTTACATATCTATCCACAACCAGCTTCGGATAGACTGATTATAAAATATATATCTGCTTTTGATGAAGATGTAAATATTGAATTCCATTCCATCATTGGTAAAGAAATAACACAAGTCACTAAAAATGTCGAATCTGGTGAAAACCATTTACAATTTGACATCAGCAATTTCCATGAAGGTGTGTACACCGTAATACTACATGCATCTCATGGAACGGTAACACAAAAAGTACTTGTAGTAAGATAGTTTTTCATTGTTTAGACTAGAGTAGTGAGTAAAGAGTCATGAGATATGAAGAGGAATATAGTGAGTGAATAGTTTTAAGAATTGTGGATTACATTAATACGTTTTATTAAACACACCATTATATCCTCCATTCCACCACTCAATCCTCATTACTCAATCCTGTTCGCTCATTACTCTATCCTCAAACAACCCGCTCAAATTCAGATTCCACACCTAAATTCTCATGTCCATTTTTTGGAATCCGCCTTCCAATATTGGAATTCCCTATTTGACACACAAACACAATCACTTATAAAACAGCAGGTTATATTTTGCGGTTTAGTTTTTGGCATAAGCGAAACAACTAAATCACAATATCATGAATTCACTAAACATATTTGTAGTAGATGACGACCGATTCATGCTTCACATCATAGAGAAGCATTTATCTAACCTGGGCATCACTTCCATCAAAACCTTCCATTCCGGAATTGATTGTTTACAACATCTCAATGAAAAACCGGATATTATATTTTTAGATCACAACATGGACCTGTTAACCGGATATGAGGTGCTCAAAAAAATAAAAAGAGTCAGTGCAGACCCATTTGTAGTTATGGTTTCCGGACAGAAAAAAGTAAAACCTGCTGTGGACAGTTTAAAACACGGTGCTTTTGACTACATCCAAAAAGACGATCATTTGGGGGAAAACCTCAAAAAAGTGGTTCAAAAAATACTAGATTACAAAGACTTAATACAAAGAAGCAAACCAAGCTTACTTAAAAACCTATTCTATTTTTTATAGTCATGAGACCGCTAATCATCATATTATCCATAATCACATTTACATCTTGTAAAACACTGAACGTGTACATGGAGCCTAAATCCAGTCAAAAGGCAGATACTGCACAATTGGATAGTTCCTTCTTCTATAATCCGGAATACCAATACAAAATTCGGAAAGATGATAAAATCAGCATCAGCGTTTGGGGGCAGGATGAACTCAGCGTGGGATCCTCTTATGGGATCTACAATTCCAACGAAGTGTATGGAAAATGGCTAATGGTTGATGATTCCGGAACCATAGAAATTCCAAAACTTGGAACATTCTGTGTAGAAGACCTTACAGTCCAACAATTGAAGTATGTCCTAAAAATGGAATTTGGAAAATGGATTCTAAACCCGGTGGTTGACGTTAAAATATTAAATAAAGAAATTACTGTAATGGGAGAAGTAAGATCTCCAAAAGTGATCCAGGTAGATAAAGACCAAAACTCGCTATTTGAGATCATCGCCAAATGTGAAGGTTTCGATACTTACGCCAATTTAAAGTACGTCAAAATACTTCGTCAAAATGGAGATGATGTCATCGTAGCCAATGTAGACATTACAGAGTCCGGAGGATATTTATATAAAAACATCCAACTCTATCCGGGAGATGTCGTGGTAGTACCCTCCAGAACCTACAAAGAATTTGATCGAAGAGTCTCGATCATCATCCCATTCACTACAGCCATCACAGCTGCCGCTATATTAATTACCGCTTTTTAATCAATGCATCATGGAAGATAATTTTAGAATTCTTAAGCCATACTTCAGAGGCTTACCGCTGATTATCCTGGCGATGGTCATTGGTTATCTGGTAGCTCGTAAATACCTCAATTACGCGACTCCAATGTTTGAAAGTACTGCTAAACTTAAACTCGCAGATATTGGAGATGGTGTGCCAAGCAGCAATCTTTTCAAAGATCTGGATGTATTCGTTTCATTGCACCGAATCAATGCGGAGATAGAAGTATTAAAATCTGAAAT
This genomic interval from bacterium SCSIO 12643 contains the following:
- a CDS encoding response regulator gives rise to the protein MNSLNIFVVDDDRFMLHIIEKHLSNLGITSIKTFHSGIDCLQHLNEKPDIIFLDHNMDLLTGYEVLKKIKRVSADPFVVMVSGQKKVKPAVDSLKHGAFDYIQKDDHLGENLKKVVQKILDYKDLIQRSKPSLLKNLFYFL
- a CDS encoding polysaccharide export protein, translating into MRPLIIILSIITFTSCKTLNVYMEPKSSQKADTAQLDSSFFYNPEYQYKIRKDDKISISVWGQDELSVGSSYGIYNSNEVYGKWLMVDDSGTIEIPKLGTFCVEDLTVQQLKYVLKMEFGKWILNPVVDVKILNKEITVMGEVRSPKVIQVDKDQNSLFEIIAKCEGFDTYANLKYVKILRQNGDDVIVANVDITESGGYLYKNIQLYPGDVVVVPSRTYKEFDRRVSIIIPFTTAITAAAILITAF